One segment of Triticum aestivum cultivar Chinese Spring chromosome 2A, IWGSC CS RefSeq v2.1, whole genome shotgun sequence DNA contains the following:
- the LOC123188770 gene encoding transcription factor PHYTOCHROME INTERACTING FACTOR-LIKE 13 isoform X1, translated as MDDGARPAPNHKRHLPLQEAGGELVELLWQDGAIVAQAQAQTPHRRCPQSGAASGVTAEDASAWLIPDGGGGGRDLYSHLWHGVADGDAGALVAGSGAGTSFCGSNAVTAPALLPSPEEEPGSSSAGGQALLSKRGRDELGSRREDADDCEAVNETRPQRPAAKRRTRAAEVHNQSERKRRDRINEKMKALQELVPHCNKSDKASILDEAIEYLKSLQLQVQIMWMATGMAPMMYPGAHQLMPPMAMGLNSACMPAAQSLSQLQRVAPFMNHHLPNQMPRVQSPAMDSLNVGNNGVCGEPRNPFLHPGNTLTAASQVTTTQHNKTRIISYCLTLTCQLQDPARHLLLTELEHKTRQFQAR; from the exons ATGGACGACGGCGCAAGACCGGCGCCCAACCACAAGAGGCACCTCCC ACTGCAGGAGGCGGGCGGCGAGCTCGTGGAGCTGCTGTGGCAGGACGGGGCCATCGTAGCGCAGGCGCAGGCCCAGACGCCGCACCGGCGGTGCCCCCAGAGCGGCGCGGCCAGCGGCGTCACCGCGGAGGATGCGTCCGCGTGGTTGAtcccggacggcggcggcggcggcagggacctgtACTCGCACCTCTGGCACGGCGTCGCCGACGGGGACGCGGGCGCGCTCGTGGCGGGGAGCGGCGCCGGGACGAGCTTCTGCGGGAGCAACGCGGTGACGGCGCCGGCGCTGCTgccgtcgccggaggaggagccgggCTCGTCCTCGGCGGGAGGCCAAGCGCTACTGTCTAAGAGGGGAAGGGACGAACTGGGTAGCCGCCGCGAG GATGCCGACGACTGTGAGGCCGTCAATGAGACCCGGCCGCAGCGGCCGGCGGCAAAGCGAAGGACTCGTGCTGCCGAGGTCCATAACCAATCAGAGCGG AAAAGAAGGGATCGGATCAACGAAAAGATGAAAGCATTGCAAGAACTCGTACCCCATTGCAACAAG AGCGACAAGGCGTCCATCCTAGACGAAGCAATCGAGTACTTAAAGTCTCTGCAACTGCAAGTTCAG ATCATGTGGATGGCTACTGGGATGGCGCCCATGATGTACCCTGGTGCTCACCAACTCATGCCGCCGATGGCCATGGGCTTGAACTCAGCGTGCATGCCCGCGGCGCAGAGCCTTAGCCAGCTGCAAAGAGTAGCACCGTTTATGAACCATCATCTCCCAAATCAAATGCCTAGGGTCCAATCTCCAGCTATGGATTCCCTCAATGTGGGAAACAATGGTGTCTGTGGTGAGCCAAGAAACCCTTTCCTGCATCCAGGCAACACACTAACAGCAGCATCTCAGGTTACTACAACACA GCACAACAAAACCAGAATCATCAGTTACTGCCTAACACTGACATGCCAGCTTCAGGACCCTGCTCGCCATCTTTTGCTGACGGAACTGGAACATAAGACCAGGCAGTTTCAAGCAAGATGA
- the LOC123188770 gene encoding transcription factor PHYTOCHROME INTERACTING FACTOR-LIKE 13 isoform X3, with product MDDGARPAPNHKRHLPLQEAGGELVELLWQDGAIVAQAQAQTPHRRCPQSGAASGVTAEDASAWLIPDGGGGGRDLYSHLWHGVADGDAGALVAGSGAGTSFCGSNAVTAPALLPSPEEEPGSSSAGGQALLSKRGRDELGSRREDADDCEAVNETRPQRPAAKRRTRAAEVHNQSERKRRDRINEKMKALQELVPHCNKSDKASILDEAIEYLKSLQLQVQIMWMATGMAPMMYPGAHQLMPPMAMGLNSACMPAAQSLSQLQRVAPFMNHHLPNQMPRVQSPAMDSLNVGNNGVCGEPRNPFLHPGNTLTAASQAQQNQNHQLLPNTDMPASGPCSPSFADGTGT from the exons ATGGACGACGGCGCAAGACCGGCGCCCAACCACAAGAGGCACCTCCC ACTGCAGGAGGCGGGCGGCGAGCTCGTGGAGCTGCTGTGGCAGGACGGGGCCATCGTAGCGCAGGCGCAGGCCCAGACGCCGCACCGGCGGTGCCCCCAGAGCGGCGCGGCCAGCGGCGTCACCGCGGAGGATGCGTCCGCGTGGTTGAtcccggacggcggcggcggcggcagggacctgtACTCGCACCTCTGGCACGGCGTCGCCGACGGGGACGCGGGCGCGCTCGTGGCGGGGAGCGGCGCCGGGACGAGCTTCTGCGGGAGCAACGCGGTGACGGCGCCGGCGCTGCTgccgtcgccggaggaggagccgggCTCGTCCTCGGCGGGAGGCCAAGCGCTACTGTCTAAGAGGGGAAGGGACGAACTGGGTAGCCGCCGCGAG GATGCCGACGACTGTGAGGCCGTCAATGAGACCCGGCCGCAGCGGCCGGCGGCAAAGCGAAGGACTCGTGCTGCCGAGGTCCATAACCAATCAGAGCGG AAAAGAAGGGATCGGATCAACGAAAAGATGAAAGCATTGCAAGAACTCGTACCCCATTGCAACAAG AGCGACAAGGCGTCCATCCTAGACGAAGCAATCGAGTACTTAAAGTCTCTGCAACTGCAAGTTCAG ATCATGTGGATGGCTACTGGGATGGCGCCCATGATGTACCCTGGTGCTCACCAACTCATGCCGCCGATGGCCATGGGCTTGAACTCAGCGTGCATGCCCGCGGCGCAGAGCCTTAGCCAGCTGCAAAGAGTAGCACCGTTTATGAACCATCATCTCCCAAATCAAATGCCTAGGGTCCAATCTCCAGCTATGGATTCCCTCAATGTGGGAAACAATGGTGTCTGTGGTGAGCCAAGAAACCCTTTCCTGCATCCAGGCAACACACTAACAGCAGCATCTCAG GCACAACAAAACCAGAATCATCAGTTACTGCCTAACACTGACATGCCAGCTTCAGGACCCTGCTCGCCATCTTTTGCTGACGGAACTGGAACATAA
- the LOC123188770 gene encoding transcription factor PHYTOCHROME INTERACTING FACTOR-LIKE 13 isoform X2, producing MDDGARPAPNHKRHLPLQEAGGELVELLWQDGAIVAQAQAQTPHRRCPQSGAASGVTAEDASAWLIPDGGGGGRDLYSHLWHGVADGDAGALVAGSGAGTSFCGSNAVTAPALLPSPEEEPGSSSAGGQALLSKRGRDELGSRREDADDCEAVNETRPQRPAAKRRTRAAEVHNQSERKRRDRINEKMKALQELVPHCNKSDKASILDEAIEYLKSLQLQVQIMWMATGMAPMMYPGAHQLMPPMAMGLNSACMPAAQSLSQLQRVAPFMNHHLPNQMPRVQSPAMDSLNVGNNGVCGEPRNPFLHPGNTLTAASQLPDMFPYASQKAQQNQNHQLLPNTDMPASGPCSPSFADGTGT from the exons ATGGACGACGGCGCAAGACCGGCGCCCAACCACAAGAGGCACCTCCC ACTGCAGGAGGCGGGCGGCGAGCTCGTGGAGCTGCTGTGGCAGGACGGGGCCATCGTAGCGCAGGCGCAGGCCCAGACGCCGCACCGGCGGTGCCCCCAGAGCGGCGCGGCCAGCGGCGTCACCGCGGAGGATGCGTCCGCGTGGTTGAtcccggacggcggcggcggcggcagggacctgtACTCGCACCTCTGGCACGGCGTCGCCGACGGGGACGCGGGCGCGCTCGTGGCGGGGAGCGGCGCCGGGACGAGCTTCTGCGGGAGCAACGCGGTGACGGCGCCGGCGCTGCTgccgtcgccggaggaggagccgggCTCGTCCTCGGCGGGAGGCCAAGCGCTACTGTCTAAGAGGGGAAGGGACGAACTGGGTAGCCGCCGCGAG GATGCCGACGACTGTGAGGCCGTCAATGAGACCCGGCCGCAGCGGCCGGCGGCAAAGCGAAGGACTCGTGCTGCCGAGGTCCATAACCAATCAGAGCGG AAAAGAAGGGATCGGATCAACGAAAAGATGAAAGCATTGCAAGAACTCGTACCCCATTGCAACAAG AGCGACAAGGCGTCCATCCTAGACGAAGCAATCGAGTACTTAAAGTCTCTGCAACTGCAAGTTCAG ATCATGTGGATGGCTACTGGGATGGCGCCCATGATGTACCCTGGTGCTCACCAACTCATGCCGCCGATGGCCATGGGCTTGAACTCAGCGTGCATGCCCGCGGCGCAGAGCCTTAGCCAGCTGCAAAGAGTAGCACCGTTTATGAACCATCATCTCCCAAATCAAATGCCTAGGGTCCAATCTCCAGCTATGGATTCCCTCAATGTGGGAAACAATGGTGTCTGTGGTGAGCCAAGAAACCCTTTCCTGCATCCAGGCAACACACTAACAGCAGCATCTCAG CTGCCTGATATGTTTCCCTATGCATCTCAAAAGGCACAACAAAACCAGAATCATCAGTTACTGCCTAACACTGACATGCCAGCTTCAGGACCCTGCTCGCCATCTTTTGCTGACGGAACTGGAACATAA